A window from Salvia miltiorrhiza cultivar Shanhuang (shh) chromosome 2, IMPLAD_Smil_shh, whole genome shotgun sequence encodes these proteins:
- the LOC131008298 gene encoding protein ALP1-like — translation MTVASSYRFDPPPPRLRKKRAVVRRDREGGAERLHRDYFAVEHVYGPQFFRRRFRMSRELFLRIVNALEVDPYFQQRLDAVGRLSFSPIQKCTAAVRQFAYGTSADCYDEYLRIGESTALECLKKFCKAVVRIFGGTYLRRPTTVDVQRITAMHEACHGFPEMLGSLDCMHWGWKNCPVAWHGAYTRGDQGEPIIILEAIASQDLWIWHAFFGVAGSNNDINVLHQSTLFNDVLAGHEAAVHFLANNSHHTRGYYLTDGIYPNWPVFVKSFQFSNDEKKRRFKVMQEAARKDVERAFGVLEARWAIIKGPSRLWKAEQMSSIMFACIILHNMIIEEEGGNASNFDGDDGEGPSSTPQTQFNSGAPPEFAAYLARNASLKDARLHARLRDDLVEHIWARFGPVDP, via the coding sequence ATGACAGTGGCAAGTTCATATCGTTTCGATCCACCTCCACCACGCCTGAGGAAGAAGCGGGCAGTGGTTCGTCGTGACCGTGAAGGTGGAGCCGAGCGCCTCCATCGCGATTATTTCGCCGTCGAACATGTTTATGGTCCACAATTCTTTCGCCGTCGATTTCGCATGAGCCGGGAGTTGTTTCTACGCATTGTCAATGCGCTAGAAGTCGATCCTTACTTCCAACAACGTCTGGATGCTGTTGGCCGCTTAAGCTTCTCCCCGATCCAGAAGTGCACTGCCGCTGTTCGACAATTTGCATACGGAACTTCTGCTGATTGTTATGACGAATATCTCCGTATAGGAGAGTCGACGGCGTTGGAATGCTTGAAAAAATTCTGCAAGGCCGTCGTTCGTATCTTTGGCGGCACGTATTTGAGGCGGCCAACAACTGTCGATGTGCAACGCATCACTGCAATGCACGAAGCCTGCCATGGGTTCCCGGAAATGTTGGGGAGcctagactgcatgcattggggaTGGAAGAATTGCCCCGTGGCTTGGCACGGCGCCTACACTCGAGGGGATCAAGGCGAGCCAATAATTATATTAGAGGCCATTGCTTCACAAGATTTGTGGATCTGGCATGCATTCTTTGGAGTCGCTGGGtccaacaacgacatcaacgtgctcCACCAGTCCACGCTATTCAATGATGTTTTAGCGGGGCATGAAGCGGCTGTGCACTTCCTTGCCAACAATTCTCACCACACTCGAGGATACTACTTAACAGACGGCATCTATCCGAACTGGCCGGTGTTCGTGAAGAGCTTCCAGTTTTCGAACGATGAGAAGAAGCGGAGGTTCAAGGTGATGCAAGAAGCTGCAAGGAAGGATGTGGAACGAGCTTTCGGTGTTCTTGAGGCTCGGTGGGCTATAATTAAAGGACCGTCGCGTTTGTGGAAGGCGGAGCAAATGAGTTCTATCATGTTTGCATGCATcatattgcacaacatgatcattgagGAAGAAGGTGGAAATGCAAGTAATTTTGACGGTGACGACGGCGAGGGACCAAGTTCTACTCCTCAAACGCAATTCAATTCCGGAGCACCACCGGAGTTCGCCGCCTATTTGGCACGGAATGCAAGCTTGAAGGATGCACGATTGCATGCTCGCCTCCGCGACGATTTGGTTGAGCATATATGGGCACGCTTTGGTCCGGTTGACCCGTAG